One region of Pogona vitticeps strain Pit_001003342236 chromosome 1, PviZW2.1, whole genome shotgun sequence genomic DNA includes:
- the TBP gene encoding TATA-box-binding protein, whose product MDQNNSIPPYAQGLASPQSAMTPGIPLFSPMMPYGTGLTPQPVQSTNSLSILEEQQRQQQQQQQQAAAQQSTSQPTQGSSGQTPQLFHSQTLTTAPLPGTTPLYTSPMTPMTPITPATPASESSGIVPQLQNIVSTVNLGCKLDLKTIALRARNAEYNPKRFAAVIMRIREPRTTALIFSSGKMVCTGAKSEEQSRLAARKYARVVQKLGFPAKFLDFKIQNMVGSCDVKFPIRLEGLVLTHQQFSSYEPELFPGLIYRMIKPRIVLLIFVSGKVVLTGAKVRAEIYEAFENIYPILKGFRKTT is encoded by the exons ATGGATCAGAACAATAGTATACCACCCTATGCCCAGGGGTTAGCATCTCCTCAG AGTGCAATGACTCCTGGCATCCCTCTTTTTAGTCCCATGATGCCTTATGGCACAGGGCTCACACCCCAACCTGTTCAAAGCACCAACAGTTTATCTATTCTGGAAGaacagcagaggcagcagcaacaacaacaacaacaggcagcaGCGCAGCAGTCCACATCACAACCCACGCAGGGGTCATCTGGACAAACACCACAGCTCTTTCATTCGCAGACGCTTACTACCGCTCCTTTACCTGGAACTACACCACTCTACACCTCACCAATGACACCCATGACCCCAATAACGCCTGCAACACCTGCCTCTGAAAGCTCTGGGATTGTGCCACAGCTCCA GAATATTGTGTCTACAGTAAACCTTGGTTGCAAACTTGACCTAAAAACCATTGCCCTTCGTGCTCGAAATGCTGAGTACAACCCAAAG CGTTTCGCTGCTGTAATTATGAGAATAAGAGAGCCACGAACTACAGCTCTCATATTTAGCTCTGGGAAGATGGTGTGTACAGGAGCTAAAAG TGAGGAGCAATCCAGGCTAGCAGCCAGAAAGTATGCTAGAGTTGTGCAGAAGTTGGGCTTTCCAGCCAAATTTTTGGATTTTAAGATTCAGAATATGGTGGGCAGCTGTGATGTAAAATTTCCTATCCGGCTTGAGGGACTGGTCCTCACACATCAACAGTTTAGTAG TTATGAGCCAGAGTTATTTCCTGGCTTAATTTACCGAATGATCAAACCAAGAATTGTCCTGCTTATATTTGTTTCTGGGAAGGTAGTTCTTACTG GTGCAAAAGTCAGAGCTGAAATTTATGAAGCGTTTGAAAATATATATCCTATTTTAAAGGGATTCAGAAAGACAACGTAA